The DNA sequence catatttgtgcccactggctacaaTTGTTGctgtctttcctggaaactcaatGGGGATGGACTAACACCAGACcagagaccaccactttgaatagcgcTGCTCTAGCCCACAAAAAAGACCTCTgcttacatatactgtatacgcATATCAGatcgcttcttcttcttcttttactgttCATTTCCTTATTTCAGTAGCTATAGAACTGAGGGAGATAACCTCTAGCAATAGCTTAAGCCAATTCTAATGCATACTGGCTGGTGTTTCGTGTCATATCCAACTAGATTTTTAGATTTCTCCTACATTGGCTCTAGAATGCTTGTCATTTATCCAGACACACGCAGCTTaccaacacattttttaaaaaattccagctcCAGAACACACAAATCAAAAAGACTGATGCCACCCTTTAGAGACTGGTCACCCGCAACCCACGATATTCCCCCTGATAACATGCAACAAGAAGTGCATCGTTCCACACAGTTTGAGTTGCTCCAGCAATGGGTCTCACATAAACCTTATTATATGAGGCCAGGGTGAGTGAGTACTTACTTTCAGAGAATACGCCAAGGCAATGAAACCCAGACAGCAGAAATTGAGGTATACAAAGTTGAAGATGGACCAGAGATAGTAATCGTTCACCTCGGTGGTGTCCGGGTAGATTTCAATCACCGTGGTGGGGTTAGTCATGGTCTTCTTCTCTACAGAGTGCTTACACTGGACGGGTGGCCGCAGGCTGTCCCCTTTGCAGCTCTTGTTCTCCATGAGGCAAACGGCGGAGGAAGGGGACAGGATGGGCGATCCTGGCTGGGCAggaggggtcttggagatgcaaGCAAAGCAGCCCTGTTGGGGGGCCTGGGGGGGTCTTCGAGTCCAAAAGGCCCCGTCAAAGGGACAGGGAGGGCCCAAGGGGGGTTCCTGTGGCCTCTCCGTGGTGGCAGCCCCCAGTTTACACCACTATAGCCCAGCAAAGTGCGATCCCCTGAGGACGAAGGGCAGGGTGGATGGGAGAGGAGAAGGGTATGTAGATGcaaggatggagggagaggggACAGAGGAAGGGccaggaaagaggggaggaggcaaggagagaagagagagaggcttGTTTACACTCAGGTACCCACCAAGGGCTATTGCTCCAGTCCAGGGCACAGTCATTAATGGATGCAGCAGAGGAGGGAGCAGGGCTTTGCAGCTGGGTGTCCCAGCGCCTGCAGTAGGCTGGCCAGCCCCTTCCTTGCCTCCCACACAACAACAGCCCcagagttcacacacacacacacacacacacacacatcccagagATAGGACCTGCCAGgtccctcagcctcctcctctggctctttGTGTGTGTCTCTTCTTCTCCACTCCCCCCTCTCTGCCAAAGTCCTTTGCGGTAttgtctgaggaggaggaggaggaggagggctctcCCTGCTGGCTCCCCATCCTTTGCCTCCTCGGGGCAAGCAGTGATTCCCTACGAAGAGAACCGAAGCAAGAGGCAGGGAGCAAAGGGCTTGCAGAGAGGTCCCAGGGAGGACCGGGCCCAGCCTCGCCCCCCCCCTCGgccaagcctcctcctcctcttttagaTGGCTTCTTCCTCCGGGAGCAGAGAAGTCCCCCGGGCCCCGGTTCACCTGCAGCACTTGCCCCGCCGCTTGGAGAATGTCGCCCACCGGTCAGAGGGGgctctgaggaggaagaggaggaaaggaaggggaaatgaggagaggaggaagaggggaaagaagaggaagaagaagaagggaagaggagaaggagaagaaggaagaggaggaaggggagggtgagggagaagaggaagaagagggggaaatggaagaaggggaagaggagaagagaaggaagagggagaagtagacgaggaagaggaagaagaaaaggaggaggaagaaggggaagaagagagggaggagaagaaagaggaggaaggggaggaggaaaggagaagaggaagaggggaggagaggaaaaatgatgaagaagaagaagaggaggaggaggaggaggaaggcggtgGAGGGGAAGGAAGCGGGCTCCCTGCCTGCCTTGCAATGGAGGCGCCCCTGGTCTGTGTCCCCGCcgcctgtccctccctccctccctccctgcctgcctgccctccaTCCccgggagggaagaaagagagcgAGAAAGGCGACTCACCAAACGGGAGGGAGGACCGGGGCGCCTggccttctgctgctgctgctgctgctgcatcccCTGCTCAGCGCCGCCTTCGGCTCTTCTTTGGGACCAAGCGGAGTTGcttctcttgctgctgctgctggaggggGAGGgcgaggggagagggagggagggggaggtcagccccctctctgcccccccctcccccgccagGGCCAGGCGCCCACCCGCCACTCTCCCGGCCATGGCAGCCTTCAGGGGGGCGGCTCCCTTCAGTCCCTTTCActcagagggaggaggaaggggcctcgggggggggggggccccccctcAGGCGCCTGCTGCTgccccccccggccccccccggccccccccagggccccccccccccccccccccaggagacAGGGCAGCCTTCTCCTCCTGCCTTCAGGAAAGCCCTCGGGGGCCAAGCAGGGCATCTCCGCCTAacagctggaggaggaagagcaggaggaaggaaggaagaagaagaggaaggaaggaaggagaagaagtggaggaagaagaagaggaggaggaaaaaggggaaaagaagaggaggaaggaaggagaaatagtagtggaggaggaaggaggaggaggagaaaaggaacaagaagaggaagagaagaaggaaggaagaaggaggagaagaagaagtggagaaagaggaggaggtggaagaggtTGAAGAGgaacaagaaaaggaagagaaggagaaaggaagaagaagtggaggaagaagaaaaggaagaggaggagaagatgaggaggagaaatggaacaagaagaagaagaggaggaagaggagaaggataagcagcagcagcaccagcccTGCTGTGCCAGGCAGCTTTGTTAGTAGGCAAGTGGCTCAGAAGGGCCTTCAGCCAGAGTGGCCCATCCGGGGCAGGAGGTgcggccagcagcagcagcccaggaaGAGGCCCAGCCACTGCCAGGacccccagcccagcccagcccaggcCCCTTGAGCTGAGAGGCACTGGGGAAGAGCTCCATGAGGGGAGGGTGGCCCAGTGTTGAGGCCAAGCAGAGAGCGCCCAGGGCCAGGAAGAGTCCATGCGTGTGTGTGCACGCTCCAGTCATGGGGAATGGATAGACATTGGATCAATATTGAATGCAGACTCTGCTGGGCACATATGTCAGGAGCTTTCCCTGGCCAGCAGCGAATGAAAAAGGAAGTGTTGAAAGAAGGAAGAATTAGGGCACATTTGGGAGAAAGAGTGGATTACGTTCTGGAAGATTAGGGACACAGAATAGTattcaaaagagagaaaaggaagcaatTTTTCTCCCTCCAAACTTTCAGGGCTGCTGTGAGCAAGAGTggtgccagggacgtagccaggattttgggaagggggggggggactaattGCCACCATTATAATAATGGGCTTGGGTGTCGGCAGCGcggcagcacacacacaaaagaaccaTTCATGTTAATCTAACAGAAGGGGGAGTCGGAACCCCAGAACCACCTCGCCCTTGGCTATGGCCCTGGTGgtgctgctcaaagtggtggACTATGGATAGTTTCCAAGGAGGTTATCAGTCGGGGGATGaaacatccttgtcctgtcctttttccattcttataGTGCAATCacaagaagattttcacatgatgtcgcgcttatcccatcattatcccatccagaaagtgcAATTGATCACAATcgcatgaaagactttcaaacgaTGTTGCGCAGATCCCATGATTgtcctgtcattgtcccgtcattgaagcggcattgcctagcattttgcattaacgggagtttgcgttaatgcaatgccacttcaatgacaaaACAATAGCACTGCTATCTGAAGGCCTTTCACAGGATCACAGTCAAAGACAGGATAAGGACGGGGGAGAGATTCTGTGCTTATCCCATTTTACcattgtattgtatgtggttttatggttgtaatcccgcctcgatccagtgggagaggcgggaaaatattattattattattattattattattaattattatctgtgtgtgataatcatccaagaaagaaggaaataattGTAGTCACTGGGCAGAAagatggtgccagtccctggaaTGGTAGGGGAATAAATTTGCTGGTCAACCATATCAATTAGCTTAAGAAGTACAGTCGGTCTTCTGTAGCCatgaaatgaatatatatatatattttaaaaagaattccaaaaagcaaacttttttataaaggacactattttattacaccattgcatttaatgggccttgagcattcatggattttggtatccacaggaggacCTTGAACCAAACCACAGCTTATATCAAGGACCCCCTGTCTTAAACAAGAGGGTTGCACACTCTCCACAACCACCAAATCCAAAAAGAGCTGCCAACAGTTTGTGTCTTCACAGACACCTTCAAGaaaaaatacattgaaaacaaGTCATATTTCTTTTGCTAGTTCCATGCTTGTAACAGTGTTGTAAAACTATGGAGTTGGACAGGATCCCAAGGGTAATCCAGATCAGTGCCTGAAATCCACAGATAAAAtatccctgacagaaggccatccaacctctctttaaaaaccaccaaagaagcaGAGTAAACCACCTTCTAGGATAGTCTGGTCCAGTCAGTCAGCCCTTGCTGTTAGGAAATTCTCCCTTGTGTTTAGTCAAAATCTGTTGTACTTTGAATCCAGTTATTAGAGTCCGGAGAAGCAAAAACAGACGAACAAAAACAAGTGCATGTCATCTTAAACCTTGAAGGTTTAAGAACCGTTATTAGATCACCTTGCAATCATGCACTTTTCCAGGTTCATCAGGCATTCTTCATAGGCctcagtttccagacccttcaccgtcttgtttgttgttgttgtatgtcttcgagtcatttccaatttatggcaattctatGGGGTTTACTTGGAAATTTTTTTcagaggatttttttcttttgccattgccatcctctgaggttgagcgagtgtgacttgcccaaggtcagttgCCATGTAAACCAGAGTGTTTACATGGCCataccaggattcaaaccctcgtctccaaagtcatagtccattactcaaaccactataccaccctgACTGTCTTTGCCATCTTAGTCAACCTCCTTTGGAAACATCCTAGCTTGTCAAAAGGTGGTTTCCAGAACTAGTCTGGGGATAGTGGACcctcctttaaacagaggttgaatgggcatctttcaggagaaGTTTAGTTCTATATTCCGGTATGGCAGggggttaaactggatggcctttgtggtcccttccaattctgtaGAATTCTGTGATTTGATTCCAGTATCGAAATAGCAAAGAGTGCTACTATTTTCCCCTTGATCTCAACTCCGTAagtccattgatgcagcctagaattgtatcagcatttcaaatattttttcctgcTGATTCATGTTTAGTTtgtagtctactaagacccctagatcctttttaTACATACTAATCCTAAGTAAACTGTGACCTATTCTGTATTCATGCATCTGATTTTCCTCGCCTAAATACAGAAGTTTACATTTATCcccattaaaattcattttgtttgctttgctccAGCTCTCCAGTCTGTTGAAGTCATCttgaattttcattttctgagGTATAAGCTAGGCTTCTCAGTTTGCTGTAATCTGCAGATTTGATGAGCATCTCTTCTGCTCCTGTTTAAGTCATTTAAAAGATGCTGAACAATCCCAGGCCAAGGACAGAACCCTGctgccacttctctccagaatgatgaGGAACCACCAGTGGCTCTCCTTGAATACTGTTTGTCAGCTAGCTAGGAGTCCCCCTACTAGAACCCAGCATAGTGttgtgatttgagtattggaataGGATCTGAATCCCTTCTCGGACATGAAAACCCAgcgggtgactttgggtgagttatATTCTGTCATTCTAAGAGAAAGGCAACGGCAAAgtgctgaataaatcttgcccctCTAAAAAAAGTGCTAggagggtcatcataagtcagaattcACTTGGAGCCACAACAACAGCTACTACAATATGGAGCATTTTACCAGCCTGGCTACAAGAATTACATGATGTCACTAGTTTGAAGATAGTGTAAATGATAACACATGTTCACAATAAGCTTGGCTATTTCCTCCAATTCTTAAGTTTCAAGATCTCCATCAAGATTTTCGTTAATACAGTCTATTTCCACACTTTTATCGCACCCTTCAGGTGGGATTTCTGTAGATAAGATTGTTTCCTGTAACATTTGCAGTGTTTGGAATCTATTTATTCTCTAAAATATGCCACCTGCAGTATGGTTTTTCCATATGTTTAAAGTAAAGAGCATTGTACCCCACTTATTTATACAGTTTCAGCCAAGTTACGATCTGCTGACTACATAAGTTTTCAGTAGCAGGCGCTCTACTTCGCACCCATTTTGGTTCTTGAGCTTTTACCCTACATTTATCTTGGATATAATTTCTCTTAAATATGCTTAACTATTCCTTCAAGTACTGATCCACCCCTCAATGTTATAAGTATTGCTTTCATGCTTCAAGATCACAGTCTTGACCAGAACCAGAAGTAGGTTTAAACTTACCATCCAGGCGCTCCAAAGATAGAGGTGTAGATCAAGCTGGCTTATATTTCACCCAATTGACCCATAAAATGAATCTGGTAATAGCAAATGGCTCCATTGAAGGAGATATTGAGGGAGAATATACCTTTGTGTCTAATCGGGGATCCTCTACAATAGACTACTTTGCCCTCTCATATGAATTACTCTCATTGCCGCCTA is a window from the Sceloporus undulatus isolate JIND9_A2432 ecotype Alabama chromosome 1, SceUnd_v1.1, whole genome shotgun sequence genome containing:
- the IFITM10 gene encoding interferon-induced transmembrane protein 10, whose protein sequence is MQQQQQQQKARRPGPPSRLWCKLGAATTERPQEPPLGPPCPFDGAFWTRRPPQAPQQGCFACISKTPPAQPGSPILSPSSAVCLMENKSCKGDSLRPPVQCKHSVEKKTMTNPTTVIEIYPDTTEVNDYYLWSIFNFVYLNFCCLGFIALAYSLKVRDKKLLNDLNGAVEDAKTARLFNITSSALATFCIILVFIFLRYPLTDY